A single region of the Prevotella sp. HUN102 genome encodes:
- the rsfS gene encoding ribosome silencing factor: protein MDETKKLVETIIQGIQDKKGHGIVIANLSGIDGTICRYFVICHGNSPQQVEAIAESVSDYVREHRGEKPVNCAGLGNNQWVAIDFVDVLVHIFVPETREFYDLEHLWEDAELTEIADLD from the coding sequence ATGGACGAAACAAAAAAATTAGTAGAAACTATCATTCAAGGTATTCAGGATAAAAAGGGACATGGCATAGTTATTGCTAACCTTTCAGGGATCGACGGCACTATCTGTCGCTATTTCGTTATATGTCACGGCAATTCCCCACAACAGGTGGAGGCTATTGCAGAATCGGTGAGCGACTATGTTCGCGAACATCGTGGCGAAAAGCCCGTAAACTGTGCAGGGCTTGGCAACAACCAATGGGTGGCAATAGACTTTGTAGACGTGCTTGTTCACATCTTCGTCCCCGAAACGCGCGAGTTCTACGACTTGGAGCACCTCTGGGAAGATGCAGAACTGACGGAGATAGCCGATTTGGATTAG
- a CDS encoding aminoacyl-histidine dipeptidase — protein sequence MSEIRNLSPELLWRNFDDLTQIPRPSGHMEKVQAFLLDFAKKVNVEAFVDEAGNVVMRKPATPGYENRKGVILQAHMDMVPQKSPDSPHNFETDPIVTHIKDGWVYANNTTLGADDGIGVAAIMAVMEDKTLKHGPIEGLITRDEENGMFGANDLPKGELFGDILLNLDSESWGKFAIGSAGGIDVTTVKEYKGVANDQEVAVRLTLKGFRGGHSGLEIHEGRANANKEMVRFVRKATEELGVRLASWNGGNMRNAIPFKAETVLALPAAKVDALKAMVEEQRQLLESEFRTIESNIEFYVEESEKPVELVPADVQDTLIKAIYACHNGIVRMIPVYPTVVETSSNLAIINIDANKCSIKILARSSREDMKDYVANQLKSCFDLAGFTTTFSASYVGWDPNPDSEILNLLKRVYKELNGEEVVVQVDHAGLECSIILGKYPHLDVVSLGPTIRSPHTATERFEIATAQPFWDLLVKALEEIPAK from the coding sequence ATGAGTGAAATTAGAAATCTCAGTCCAGAACTTCTCTGGCGCAACTTCGACGATTTAACACAAATTCCACGTCCGTCAGGACACATGGAAAAGGTACAGGCATTCCTGCTCGACTTTGCAAAGAAGGTAAACGTGGAGGCCTTTGTCGATGAAGCCGGCAACGTTGTGATGCGCAAGCCTGCCACTCCCGGCTATGAGAACCGTAAGGGCGTTATCCTTCAGGCTCACATGGATATGGTTCCACAGAAGAGTCCAGACAGTCCTCATAATTTTGAAACTGATCCTATCGTTACTCACATCAAGGACGGATGGGTATATGCAAACAATACCACCCTCGGTGCCGACGACGGTATCGGCGTTGCTGCCATTATGGCCGTTATGGAAGACAAGACTTTGAAGCACGGACCTATTGAGGGACTCATCACACGCGACGAGGAAAACGGTATGTTCGGTGCCAACGACCTTCCAAAGGGCGAACTCTTCGGCGACATTCTCCTCAATCTCGACTCTGAATCGTGGGGCAAATTTGCCATTGGCTCTGCCGGTGGTATCGACGTTACAACGGTTAAGGAGTACAAGGGCGTAGCCAATGATCAGGAAGTGGCTGTCCGCCTCACGCTGAAGGGATTCCGCGGTGGTCATTCCGGACTGGAAATCCACGAAGGCCGTGCCAACGCGAACAAGGAAATGGTTCGCTTCGTTCGCAAGGCTACAGAAGAACTCGGCGTTCGTCTGGCATCTTGGAATGGCGGTAATATGCGCAATGCCATCCCGTTCAAGGCTGAAACCGTGCTTGCCCTGCCTGCTGCAAAGGTTGATGCACTCAAGGCTATGGTGGAAGAACAGCGTCAGCTCCTCGAAAGCGAGTTCAGAACCATCGAAAGCAACATCGAGTTCTACGTTGAAGAGTCTGAGAAACCTGTTGAACTCGTTCCTGCCGACGTTCAGGATACGCTCATCAAGGCTATCTACGCCTGCCACAACGGCATCGTTCGTATGATTCCTGTATATCCAACGGTTGTTGAAACATCTTCAAACCTCGCCATCATCAACATTGATGCAAACAAGTGCAGCATCAAGATTCTTGCACGTTCTTCACGCGAGGATATGAAAGACTACGTTGCCAATCAGCTCAAGAGCTGTTTCGACCTTGCAGGCTTCACAACAACGTTCAGCGCAAGCTATGTTGGCTGGGATCCAAACCCAGACAGTGAAATCCTCAATCTCTTGAAGAGAGTGTATAAGGAACTCAATGGCGAGGAAGTTGTCGTACAGGTAGACCACGCCGGCCTTGAATGCTCAATCATCCTCGGCAAGTATCCCCACCTCGATGTGGTAAGTCTCGGCCCGACTATCCGTAGTCCGCACACAGCTACCGAACGTTTCGAGATTGCCACCGCGCAGCCATTCTGGGATTTGCTCGTAAAGGCATTGGAGGAAATCCCTGCTAAGTAA
- a CDS encoding lysylphosphatidylglycerol synthase transmembrane domain-containing protein: protein MGTKKLFYNIIKIALPLLLGGGILYWMYRDFDFTTIENILLHEMNWTWMLLSLPFGILAQAFRGWRWKQALEPIGEKPRNAVCVNSIFLSYAVSLVIPRVGEFARCGVLSKYEKITFPKALGTVVTERAVDTLIVLFISALAFISQIGVFSNFFLKTGTRIDHIFGMFSTTGWIVTGICAIAAFILLYLIRKKLSFHDKVKETLSGIWQGISSLKGVKNIPLFIFYSFAIWISYFLHFYLTFFCFEATSPLGITCALVCFVVGSVAVIVPTPNGAGPWHFAVKTMLILYGVVDVQALYFVLIVHTIQTLLVVLLGIYAWIALTFTRTAKARLDE, encoded by the coding sequence ATGGGAACGAAGAAGCTGTTCTATAATATCATAAAAATAGCACTGCCACTCTTATTGGGTGGTGGCATTCTGTATTGGATGTACCGCGACTTCGATTTCACTACGATAGAGAACATCCTTCTCCACGAGATGAACTGGACGTGGATGCTGCTTTCCCTTCCTTTCGGCATCTTGGCACAGGCCTTTCGCGGATGGCGATGGAAACAGGCTTTGGAACCTATCGGCGAGAAACCGCGCAACGCTGTCTGCGTAAACTCCATCTTTCTTTCCTATGCCGTCAGCTTGGTTATCCCACGTGTGGGCGAGTTTGCACGATGCGGCGTTCTCAGCAAATACGAGAAAATAACATTTCCCAAAGCACTTGGCACCGTTGTTACGGAAAGAGCAGTAGATACGCTCATAGTTCTCTTTATCTCTGCCCTTGCTTTCATTTCGCAAATCGGTGTATTCAGCAACTTCTTTTTGAAAACCGGAACGCGAATCGACCATATTTTCGGGATGTTTTCCACTACCGGTTGGATTGTAACAGGTATCTGCGCAATAGCGGCATTTATATTGCTCTACTTGATTCGCAAGAAACTGTCGTTCCACGACAAGGTCAAGGAAACACTATCGGGAATCTGGCAGGGAATAAGCTCTCTGAAAGGCGTGAAGAACATACCCTTGTTCATCTTTTACAGCTTTGCTATATGGATTAGCTATTTTCTTCATTTCTACCTGACCTTCTTCTGCTTCGAAGCCACAAGTCCGCTTGGCATAACCTGTGCGTTGGTTTGCTTCGTGGTAGGCTCTGTTGCCGTCATCGTTCCCACGCCAAACGGCGCAGGTCCTTGGCATTTCGCCGTGAAGACAATGCTCATATTATATGGTGTAGTGGATGTTCAGGCACTCTACTTCGTGCTGATAGTCCACACTATTCAGACCCTGCTGGTGGTTCTCTTGGGCATCTATGCGTGGATAGCACTTACATTTACCCGAACTGCAAAAGCAAGGCTCGACGAATAA